The sequence CTTCAACTTGCGGTTCAACTCTTTCCTTGATGGATGCTGGAGTACCAATTAGCGATCCAGTTGGCGGTATTGCTATGGGAGTAATAGTTGAAAGTGATAAAAAATTTGCTGTTCTGACAGATATTGCTGGAATTGAAGACGGTGCTGGAGATATGGACTTTAAAGTTGCTGGAACCAAAAGTGGTATAACCGCCTTGCAACTTGATGTAAAGACGCTAAAACTAACTACCCATATTTTGTCTGAAGCTCTAAAACAAGCAAAGAAAGCAAGACTTGAGATACTAGATGCTATGCTTAAAGTTATAGATAAGCCAAGAGAGTCTCTTTCTGTTTACGCACCTAAGATTAAGAGTTTCAAGATTCCTCAAGATAAGATTGGAGAATTGATTGGTCCTGGTGGAAGAGTTATAAGATCTTTAATAGCTCAGACTGGTGCTCAGATTGAGGTTGAGGATGATGGAACAGTTAGTATTACAGGTGCTACCGATGAGTCTTTGCAGGAAGCAGTTAGTAGAGTTGAACAGTTGGTCAAGGAAGTGAAGGCAGATGAGGTTTACGAGGGGATAGTAAAAAGAATTGAGCCTTTTGGTGCTTTTATTGAGATTTTGCCTGGCAAGGAAGGAATGGTGCATGTTTCTGATATGAGTGTTGATTATGTTCGTGACCCCCATGATTTTTTGAAATTAGGGGACAAGGTTCAAGTAAGGGTCAAAGGTGTTGATGATTTGGGTAGAATCAACCTCTCAATGATTCTTGATAAGACAAAAGAAAAACAGCCTGGTCAGAATAGAGATAGTTATAGTCGCAATCGAAAGTCGGATAATTTTAGGCGGCAAAAAGGTTCGTCTGGTCCACATTTTCCTACCAGTCGTCTTCTTGATGGTTTTGAAAAGAAAAGATATTAAATCTTCGTCTTTATAGTGTTATTATAATCTTATGGATTTTTCTACTGCCAAGCTAGACGAGGCAAAGTTGAATCAGGTTACACCCTCTGGTAACAATATTGATGATGCCAATAATATTGGTGATGATGATTCGTTGTTGATTACTGATGGTGAGCTTCTAAGACTCAAGAATTTAATTGACTCATCATCGGCCCCTTCAGAATTAAAAGTTAGGATCAAAATAAGACTTAATCAGTTAAACAAATTGATTAATTCATCTTCTTATCTTGATGAATACGATAGAATTGCCCGTTACATAGATTGGGTAACCAAGGTGCCTTGGAATAAAACTACAGAGGATATATTAGATCTTGATTGGGCAAAGAAGGTTTTAGACAGTCATCATTATGGTCTTGAAGAGATTAAAAATAGAATTCTTGAATATATTTCTGTGATGAAGCTAAAAGCTCAAAAAGGCGAAAAAGAAGAAGTTCTAAAAGCGCCGACGCTATTTTTTGTTGGGTTGGTTGGTACTGGTAAAACTACGATTGCCCCCTCAATTGCTGAGGCCTTGGGTAGGAAATTTGCCAGAATTCCTTTTGGGGGAATGGGGGATCCGTTTGATTTGCGAGGACAATCAAGGCTACATATTGAATCAGAACCTGGAAAAATTGTTAAGGCTTTAATATCAGTTCAGAGCATGAACCCTGTGATTTTGCTTGATGAAATAGACAGGGTGACAGAAGAAGGTAGAAGCTCTATTATGGGTGTTTTGGTTGAGCTTCTTGATCCTAAGCAAAATTTTGCTTTTGTTGACCACTATATTGATTATCCTATTGATCTTTCACAAGTTCTATTTATAGCTACAGCCAATAATACTCACAATATTGCAACAGCCGTTATGGACAGGCTCGAACCTATTAGTATGCCTTCTTATAGTGATGCTGAAAAGATAGTTATCGCAACAAAATATGTTTTACCTGAGAAATTGAAAGCTGCAGGCATTCCTGATGGTGCGATTGTTATAGACGAGGGTGTTTGGCCGGCTGTGGTTAGGCCTCTTGGCTATGATGCTGGAATTAGAACTCTTGAAAGAACCATTGATGGCTTAGTAAGGAAGGTTGCAAGGATGATGGTTGAAGGTAAGGTGTCTTCGGTTAGGATAACTACCCAGAATATGAAGGAGTTCTTGCCTCAATAAGATGGATAAAAAAGAAATATTAGAAGAATTAAAAAGAAAAGCTTTAGAGGATAATAGCTTGCCTCTAAAAAATAATACTACCAATCTTGTCTTTGGTGTGGGTAATCCTGAGGCTCAAATTATTTTTATAGGAGAAGGCCCGGGTTATTGGGAAAATTTAAAATCAGAACCTTTTGTTGGCCCTGCAGGTAAGCTTTTGGATAAACTCTTGAGCCTTATAAATATTAAGCGCGAAGACGTTTTTATAACCAATGTGGTTATGCATCGACCTCCTGATAACCGCGATCCCACACCTGAAGAAATAGCTGCCTATCAGCCTTATTTAGACAACATTATTAAGATTATTTCTCCAAGAGTAATTGTTACTTTGGGTAGATTTTCTATGGGTAAATTTTTACCCACAGCCACTATTAGCAAAGTACACGGAAAGCCATCTAGGTTAACGTGGGATGGTTTGGATTTGTTGGTTGTGCCGATGTATCATCCTGCTGCTGCTTTAAGAAGTAATGATATTATGATAAAGTTACGTGAGGACTTTCTTAAATTACCAAAAATTTTGGAAAGCCTAGAAGAAAAAAGAGATCTTGTTTTAAAAAAGGAGGATAAAGAGCAAATGGCTCTTTTTTGATTATGGTTCGCTTTATTGCATTATCAGGTACAACTGAGGTTACTGAAAATCTTTACGTTTATGAGTCAAGTAATGATCTTATTATTGTTGACTGTGGAGTTGGTTTTCCAGAACCAGAGATGTTTGGGGTTGATTTAGTTATTCCTGATTTTGATTACATTAGGAAGAATAGATCAAAGTTAAGAGGAGTTTTGATTACCCATGGTCACGAAGATCATATAGGAGCTCTACCCTTTTTGCTTTCTGAAATTAAAGCACCAGTTTTTTCAACCAGGCTGGTTGCAGGTTTTATAGAAGAAAAATTGAGAGATTATAATTTTAATCTTAAAGATTTTGATATAAGGGTTTTTGATCCAGATAAAGACACCATTTCTTTGGGGGTTTTTAAAATTACGCCTTTTAGGATTTCCCATTCGGTTCCGGACGGGGTTGGGTTTGCTATCGACACCCCGGAGGGAAAGATTTTCCATGTTGCTGACTATAAATTTGATTGGACTCCGGTTGATGGTCGGCCTTTTGATATTGCAAAGTTAGCAATGCTTGCTTCAGGTGGGGCTTTAGCAGCTGTCTCAGACTGTCTTGGTTCTAATACTCCTGGTTATACTGAGAGCGAGAAGGGAATAGAGGAAAGAATTGAAAAAATAGTTGTTGGCAAAAAAGGTAGGGTCTTCTTTACTACTATTTCCTCAAATATTTCTCGTATCCAGCAGGCAATCAATGTTGCTTCAAGAGTGGGTAGGAAAGTAGCAATTGTTGGCAGATCAATTGATTCAAAAGCGAAAATATCACAGAGTTTGGGCTACCTAAATTTGCCAGATAGCTTGGTTGTTGATCCCAAGAGGTTGATTAATTTTGATAAAGATAAAGTTATGTTTATAATCTCAGGCAGTTATGGTCAGCCAGGCAGTGCTTTATATAGAACTGCTTTGGGGGAGCATGATTTCTTGAGTATAGAAGAGAGTGATGTGGTCATTTTTTCTTCTGATCCTGCTCCACCGGGTTCGAAGGGGAATGTTGATTTTTTGGTAGATAAATTAATTGAATTGGGGGCTGAGGTGCATTACTATGATATTCAGGAAGACCTTCATGTATCAGGTCATGCAAGTCAAGAAGACATTAAACTTTTGCTTTCTGTGACTAAACCTAAGTATGCAATACCCATAGGAGGGACAATAAGACATATGAGGGCTTTTACCAATTTGGCTGAGAGTATGGGAATAAAAAGAGAAAATGTATTTGAGCTTAAAAATGGTGAATCTGTTAACTTTAGGTCTGATTTTGCTCAAAAAGGAGAAAAAATTGATGTTAAGAGCGTTTTGGTTGATGGATTGGGGGTTGGTGATGTTGGACAAGTAGTCTTACGAGATAGAAATTTGTTGGCTAAGGAAGGTGTAGCTATAGTTCTTCTTCAATTTGATGATGCTTTGGGTAAGCTGGTTTCTACGCCTGAAATAATTAGTCGTGGTTTTGTTTTTGATAGAAAGAGCCGTGATTTTCTGGAAAGATCAGCTAAAAAATTAGACAATTTTTTGAAGAAAAAGAAGGGTTTGGATAGGAGAATGGTCAAAAGTCTTGCTGCTGATTTTTTGGAACACTACTTTTATAAAGAGACTGGCAGAAGACCAATGGTTTTACCCGTGGTTGCTGAGATTTAATTCGCTTTATTGTAGTTTATAGTAACTTCAACTGGTATAATTTATCTATGGCTAAAAAACTCAAAAGGGTAAAGTCAAAAAACGCATTTAAGGTTAAGCTCAAACCTGGGGTTGTTTATTCTATTGCCCAAACTCTTTTTTTTCTTTTGTCGTTCTTGGTTATAATTTCCTTCTCGAGGCAAGGTTTAGCTTTAAGATCGATAAATGACATTCTTGTTTTGTACTTTTCTTGGACCGCTATCTTTTTGCCATTTATCTTTATTACTTTTGGTCTTTTAATTTCTAAATTTAAAACTCCACTCTCACAACCTAATGTATCTGTTGGAGCCATTCTTTTTTTTGTATCTTTTCTAGCTCTGTTTAGAGCTGGAATAATTGGTGCTTATCTGTGGGAAAATTTAGCTATTCTTTTGACTAAAACTGGGTCTTTTTTTCTCCTTCTTGCAACCTCAATGATAGGTTTATTAGTCCTTTTTAACACTCCTATTGAGCAAATAATTTCTTTTCTTGCCAGTCTGTTAGCTATTCTAAAGCAAACTTTGTTGGGATCAAAGTCTAAGTTGACTAAAACTTATCTTAACCCACGACCAAATTTTAGACCCCCTGAGGCGGAAAAGAAACCAGTGACCGTAGAGATTAGCTCCACCCTTAATTCAGACCAGAAAGTTCTTACTGCAAACCTAGTTACCAACCTACCTGGCCAAAATGAAATTTGGAAGTATCCTTCGCTTGATATGTTAATGGAAGGTCATGAGGGCAAAGCTGATCGTGGAGATGTGAATGAGAACGCCGCCACTATTGAGAGAACTCTTGACGATTTTGGTATTTTGGCAAAAGTTGTTGAGGTAAACTACGGACCTGCGGTCACTCAATATGCAATTCAAGTAGCTTCAGGAACAAAACTTTCCAAGATTACAGCTTTGGAGAGAGATTTGGCATTAGCTTTAGCTGCTCCTACTGGAACAATTAGAATTGAAGCTCCTATTCCGGGTAGAAGTTTGGTTGGAATTGAATTACCAAATAGGACTCCTGAGTTTGTTTCTTTAAAGAAAATGCTTGAATCTGATGTAATGAAATCTAATTCGTCTAAGTTGGCTGTGGCCTTGGGTCTTGATGTTTCAGGCAGACCAGTTGTGGCAGATTTGGCTAAGATGCCTCATGTTTTAATTGCTGGTCAAACTGGTTCAGGTAAGTCTGTTTGTATTAACACTTTTTTAGCCTCACTTCTTTTTAGAACATCTCCGTCTGAAGTTAAGCTGGTGTTAGTAGACCCAAAAAGGGTGGAGATGACGCACTATGTTGATATTCCCCATCTTTTGACCCCTGTTGTTACCAATTTGGAAGAAATAGTTTCGGTCTTGAAATGGGTTTTGGATGAGATGGAAAGGCGGTATAAAAAATTTGCTGAGGTGGGTGTAAGAAATATTGATGGTTATAATGAGATGTCTGGTTTTCAGGCTTTACCTTATATTGTTTTGGTGATTGACGAGTTGGCTGAGGTAATGCTATTTTCGCCGGTTGAAGTCGAGGAGAAGATTGCTAGAATTGCTCAAATGAGTCGGGCTACTGGAATTCATATGGTCTTGGCAACTCAACGACCTTCTGTTGATGTTATTACCGGTTTGATCAAAGCCAATATTCCTTGTAGGATTGCTTTTGCTGTTGCTTCTCAAGTTGATTCTAGAGTAATAATAGATTCTCCGGGAGCTGAGAAACTTTTGGGAAAAGGAGATATGCTTTATTTGCCACCTGAGCAGGCTAAACCTATTCGTATTCAGGGTGCTTTTGTTTCAGATAAAGAGATTACAAACTTAACCACTTACCTTAAGAATCAGGGCATATCCCCTGAATATGTGGAGGAAGCAACAAAGATGACCCCATCCTCTTCGGGTAGTCGTTTTGGGGTAGATGGTGATTTGGATAAACTTTTTCCGGATGCTGTTAGATTAGTTTGCCAATATGACAAGGCCTCAACATCACTTTTACAGAGACGCCTTTCTATTGGTTATTCAAGGGCGGCAAGAATTATGGATCAACTTGAGGCGGCTGGAGTTGTTGGTCCTCAAGACGGTTCAAAAGCAAGAGATGTTTTGATTTCTAACCCAGAAGAGGTTTTGTCTCCACAGAATGAGGGTTAATTTAAAGTATGCTTACAATTGGAAATTTTATAAAGAAGGAAAGGATAGAGAAAAAGTTATCTTTGGAATCTTTGGAAAGGAAGACAAAAATAAAAAAGGAGTTTATTTATGCTTTGGAGCGTGAGGATTGGCAGTCTCTGCCGGAATTTCCAGTTGTCTTAGGATTTGTAAAGAATATTGCTAAGGCTTTGAATGTGAATGAAAATAAAGCAGCAGCTTTTTTAAGGCGGGATTATCCGCCAAAAATAGTTTCATTAACTCCCAAAACTCCAATTGGTAAAAAAAGTTTTGTTTGGAGCCCAAGATCAACATTATTAGCTGGAATAATCTTAGCTGTTTTAGTGGTGGTATCTTTTTTGGGTTATCAGGCTTATCGTTTTTTAAGTCCGCCGTCTTTGGTTTTGTTTTCTCCAAAAGATGGAGATAAAGTCAGAGTCGGTGAGCTATTAGTTTCCGGAAAAACAGATGTCGATGCCATTGTTTTTGTGAATAATCAACCTGTAGTGATAGATTCTGATGGCAATTTTCAGGCTCAAATTTTAGTTGATCAAAACACCAACCAGCTTGTGGTTAAAGCCAGATCAAGATCTGGTAAGGAGAGGGTTGTAGAACAAAGATTGGAGGTTGAAGACTAAAATTAAAATATGGAAACAGCACAAAAAATTCTTGCCTTTGTTGCTATCTCTTTGACAGTTTTGTTCTTGATTGTGGGAATACAAGTTTTTTTGGTAATTGCTGATTTAAGGCAAGCGATTAAAAGATTGAATAGTATTTTGGAGGATGCCATTTTGGGAGGCGGATTGATTAAACCGGAAAAATTGACAGGAGTTATAGAGATGATCAAAAAGGGCAAGAAAATGGAATCTCACGGGGAAAACTCTCTTTAAACTTTTGGTGTAAATGTAATCTTTTTGGTTTTATTGTATAATTTACGCACGATGTCGACAGGAGCGGAGATTAGGAATAAATATATAAATTTTTTTAAAAGTAAGGGTCATAAAGAGATTCCAGCTTCTCCTTTAGTTTTGGAGGGAGATCCAACAACTCTTTTTACCTCAGCTGGAATGCAGCCTTTAATTCCCTATTTGAAAGGGGAAGAACACCCCAAAGGGAGACGTCTTTGTGATGTCCAGCCCTCACTTAGGCTTCAAGACATAGAAGAGGTGGGAGATAATCGTCATACTACTTTTTTTGAGATGCTTGGCAATTGGAGTTTAGGAGATTATTTTAAGGAAGAACAACTTTCTTGGTGTCTTGAATTTTTTACAAAAGAGTTGGGCATAGATAAAAATAAACTTTGGGTATCTGTTTTTGAAGGCCTAAGAGATGAAAAAGGTAAAGAAATAGTTCCAAAGGATGAGACTTCTTATAAAATTTGGCTTAAGTTAGGAATTCCTAAAGAGAGAATTTTCTTTTATGGTCCAAAGAAGAACTGGTGGAGTCGCTCTGGAACACCTGATGAAATGCCTGAAGGTGAGATTGGAGGACCCGACTCTGAGGTTTTTTATGATTTTGGCACCCCAATCCATCCTGGTTGCCATCCAAATTGTGACTGTGGCAGATTTTTGGAAATAGGAAATTCTGTTTTTATTGAGTATGAGAAAAAAAATGGCAAGCTTGAAGAATTGCCTTTGAAGAATGTTGACTTTGGTGGCGGACTTGAAAGAATAGAAATGGCATTGGACAATCAGCCCGATATCTTTAAAACATCTTTACTAAAGGATTTGGTTTTGAAGATAGAAGAATTGTCATCTACAAAATATGAGGAAAATATATCAACAGATAAAAGCTTTAGAATAATATCTGATCATTTGCGCGCGGCTGTAAATATAATGGCTGAGGGGGTTTATCCTTCAAATAAGCTTCATGGCTACGTAGCAAGAAGATTGATTAGAAAATCAGTTTTTCATCTTTTTTTGCTGGGAGTGAATGAAACAGGCTCTCTTTCTCAAATAGCCTCGGTCTTGAAAAATGAGGATAAGATAAACAACAATTGGCAATTTATAAAAGAGAATCTTGAAATTGAGGAAATGAAGTTTAAAAAAATAATGGAGGTTGGTGTCAAAAAGCTTGATAGGCTGGTTTCTTCTGGTAAAAACATAGATGGCAAAACTGCTTTTGATCTTTATCAAAACGATGGATTTCCGTTAGAGTTGACCTTGGAATTCTTGCGTCGCAAGGGGATGAGATTTACAAAAAAATCTGAAGAAATTTTTAAGCGTGAGTTTGAACGTCACCGTGAGCTTTCAAGAAAAACTACAGCCCGTGTTTTTAAGGGTGGTTTAGCAGATAATTCTAAAGAGGTTGTTAAACTTCATACAGCTACCCATCTAATTCATGCTTCTTTGCGAAAAATTTTTGGGGATACTGTTTCTCAAAAAGGATCGAATATTACCGCTGAGAGACTGAGGTTTGATTTTTCTTTCCCCAGGAAATTAACAGATGAAGAGATTGGTAAAGTGGAAAAGATGGTGAATGAAGTTATAGATAAAGGTTTGCCGGTGGTTTTTGAGACGAAATCTCTTGATGAAGCAATTTCTGAAGGAGCACTCCATTTTTTTGCGGAGAGATATGGCAAGGAGGTAAAAGTTTATACAGTAGGTGATCCTAAAGGTGATTATTTCTCCAAAGAGGTTTGTGGGGGGCCTCATGTTGAAAATACCAAGGAAATTGGTCATGTTAAAATATTTAAGCAGGAGAAGCTCGGCTTGGGTGTGGTAAGAATTTATGCCACCAATAAAGTTCTGGATTAAAAGCTTATTTTCTGCTTTAATGAATTAATGGATTTTAAAGATATACTGCCCAAAAAGTTAGAGCAGAAAGAATGTTATTGGTCTATTGTTATCGAGCCCGATTGGGTCCAATCTGGTATTTGGAAAGTTGATGATGGTAAGGTTGACGTTGTTTCATTTGGAGCGCCTCTTTCCTGGCAGAAAGGTCATGATCTAGTTGAAGTAGTAGATTCTTCTTTATCTGTGGCTATTCAAAATTTGACGGAAGATGTGGAACCTTCCAAAACTGTTTTTGGTCTACCACCCTTTTGGGTAGAAAATGGTCAGATTAAACCCGATTATCAAGAGCAAATAAAGAGAATTTGTCAGGAACTTTCGCTTAAACCTGTTGGTTTTGTTGCTTTGACTGAAGCAATTGCTTATTATCTTAAATCCCAGGAGGGTGACTTTTTAAGTGCCATTGTTGTGGCAATTTTTGAAGAGAATTTAAGTGTTTCACTTTTTGTTGACGGAAAAGTTAAAGGTGAGTCGCAGGTGGCAAGAAGTGTTTCTTTAGTTGAAGATTTAGTTGAAGGAATTTCAAGATTTTCTTTTAGTCAACCATTACCGCCGCGGATCATATTGTATGACGGAAGAGAAGGTGAGCTTGAAGATTTAAGACAGACCTTAACTACTGCTGATTGGAGTCAATATCCAACTTTGAAATTTCTTCACCTTCCAAAAATAGAAATTATTAGGTCTGAAGAAAAGATTTTAGCCATCTCTCTTGCGGGGGGTGTAGAACTTGAAGGGGCAAATAGGGTGGAGCTGGTTTCAGAAGAAGGAGAAGAGCGAGAAAAAAGTGGAATAGAAAGGATTGAATCAAAAGCCGAAGGTGATAATTTTAAGACAGTTGATGAGAGTCTTGATTTTGTTGTTGGTGAGGATATAAAGAAGGTGTCTGAAGAAGTTATTGGAAGTGCTTTTGATGGGGGAAAAGAAGATGCGGTGTTAACTTCTTCTGTTCCGGTCCAATCTGAGACCACTCAGGCCCAAAAATCTTTTTTATTTCCTCTTTTTGACAAAGTTAAAAGAATGTTTCTTCGGAGAAGGGAAAAAGGGAAAAATATAATTTTCAGCTCTCCTTTTGGTTTCGATAAAAAACCTTTAATTATTGGTCTTTTGTCTTTTGTTTTCTTTTTAGTGGCTGGTTTTTTGATTTGGTGGTTTTTGCCTTCGGCACAGGTGACGATATATGTTTCACCACAAAAGATAGAAGAGAAAGCTGATTTAAGGCTTGATAAATCTTTGACTTCTCTTGATTTATCTTCAAAAGCACTGCCGGCAAAAGAGATAAAAAAGGAGATTTCTGGAGAAAAAACTATTTCTGTAACAGGATCTAAAATTGTTGGAGATAAAGCTAAAGGCAAAGTCGAGATTTATAGGACAGGAGGTGAAATTACACTTCCCAAAGGAACCAAATTACAAAGTAGTTCTGGTTTAATCTTTGTCCTTGATGAAGACACCAATATTGCTAGTGGAAGTGCCTCTACTCCTAGTAAGACTGAGGCTTCAGTTACCGCTTTTGACATAGGTTCAGAGTACAATTTGGCTTCTGGAGAATCTTTTTCTGTTGGAAATTATGCTACGAGCACGATTGAGGCAAAAAATGAGGAAGCTTTTTCTGGAGGTTCAAGCCGTGAGATTAGTGCTGTTTCTTCAAAGGATTACGAAAAAGTTCTCGATGATCTTAAAAAGGAACTGGAGGAAAAACTACTTGCTGATATTGAGCCCAGTATTGGCGGTAATGAAATAGCTGTAAGGGAATCACTTAAGGAAGATATAAAAAATCAAACTTATAATCATAAAGTTGGTGATGAGGCTGATAGCTTGAAGCTTAATTTAACACTATCAGCATCAATTTTGGTTATTAATAAAGATGATCTTTATCAAATAGCAAAAGAGATTCTAAAAGATAAGACCCCTTCAGGTTACAGCCTAAGGCAGGACCAGCTTAAAGTTAGTTTTAGTTTGGGTGAGGAAAACAACCAAACATACAGTTTTAAGGTAAATTTTGTGGCCAATCTTTTACCCAAGGTTAGTCAAGAAGAGATAGCAAAAACTATAGCTGGAAGAGACATTGAGATTGCCAGAAATTATCTTATAAAAGATCGTGGTTATGACAGAGTTGAAATTACTGTTAAGCCCAATTTTGGTTTTCGGAAGTTGATGGTATTACCCCATATTGCCAAAAGAATCTATATTCAATTTGAAGCGTCTCCTTCCTCTTAATTAATTTTAATTAATGTTTTTATCTCTTTGTGGTAAATTAGAATTATGAAAATTAGGAAAAATAAGTTACTGATTAGAGTCTTGGCTTTTTTAATGGGTTTTTTTGGCTTTTTTGTTTTGGCTGTTACTTTTTATCCAATTTTAAAATATGAAATTCTCTCTCGGGATAAATACCCATCATTTTTGGTTCCACTGGCAGAATCTGACATAGATTTTTTTTCTGGTAAAGATTACACAAAAGCTAGTAATTGGTTTGAGGGTGGATTGAGAAAGGAAGATTTTAATTTACCCAAGGTTACATTTTACAATCTTTCTATACCCAAATTGCGGATTGAGAACGCAGTGGTGGCAATAGGGGGAGAAGATTTGAATGACCATTTAATTCAATATCCTGGTACCGCCTTGCCTGGTAGACGTGGAAATGCAGTTATTTTTGGCCATTCAATTTTGCCTAGATTTTATGATCCTAAGAAATATATTTCTATTTTTTCTCTTTTGCCCACTTTAGAAAAAGGAGATTCGATTTATGTTTATTTTGATGGTATTGAGTACACCTATCGAGTTGAAGATATGTTTGAAGTAGCTCCTTCTGATATTCAAGTATTGGAACAGAATTCATCAGATTCTTATTTGACACTGGTTACTTGTACACCACCTGGGGATCCAAGAAAGCCAAGACGTTTGGTTGTTAGAGCAAGAATTGTTTCACAAGATTCAGCAGGGGTTTTTGACTCTTCTAATTTATGAAAATATTAGGCGTAGATTATGGAAAATCGAAGGTGGGTTTGGCGATAGCTGAGAGTAAGTTTCCTTTTCCTTTTGGTGTAATTAGATTTAGGAGTGAGGATTTTATTATTAGAAAAATTTTGGATGTGGTTGAAAAAGAAAAAATAGAGAAAGTTGTTTTGGGGGTTTCGGAAGGAAGGATGAAAAAAGAGAGTGTCGCTTTTGGGCAAAAGTTAAAGAGAATATTAAAAGTACCTATTGTTTTTCAAGACGAAACTTTAACTTCTAAAGAAGCTCAACTCCTTTCTCTTGAGGCAGGAATTAAGAGAAAAAAAAGGCGATCTCTTGAAGATGCTTATGCTGCCTCCTTGATACTTGAGAATTA comes from Patescibacteria group bacterium and encodes:
- the rnj gene encoding ribonuclease J, whose product is MVRFIALSGTTEVTENLYVYESSNDLIIVDCGVGFPEPEMFGVDLVIPDFDYIRKNRSKLRGVLITHGHEDHIGALPFLLSEIKAPVFSTRLVAGFIEEKLRDYNFNLKDFDIRVFDPDKDTISLGVFKITPFRISHSVPDGVGFAIDTPEGKIFHVADYKFDWTPVDGRPFDIAKLAMLASGGALAAVSDCLGSNTPGYTESEKGIEERIEKIVVGKKGRVFFTTISSNISRIQQAINVASRVGRKVAIVGRSIDSKAKISQSLGYLNLPDSLVVDPKRLINFDKDKVMFIISGSYGQPGSALYRTALGEHDFLSIEESDVVIFSSDPAPPGSKGNVDFLVDKLIELGAEVHYYDIQEDLHVSGHASQEDIKLLLSVTKPKYAIPIGGTIRHMRAFTNLAESMGIKRENVFELKNGESVNFRSDFAQKGEKIDVKSVLVDGLGVGDVGQVVLRDRNLLAKEGVAIVLLQFDDALGKLVSTPEIISRGFVFDRKSRDFLERSAKKLDNFLKKKKGLDRRMVKSLAADFLEHYFYKETGRRPMVLPVVAEI
- the alaS gene encoding alanine--tRNA ligase, which translates into the protein MSTGAEIRNKYINFFKSKGHKEIPASPLVLEGDPTTLFTSAGMQPLIPYLKGEEHPKGRRLCDVQPSLRLQDIEEVGDNRHTTFFEMLGNWSLGDYFKEEQLSWCLEFFTKELGIDKNKLWVSVFEGLRDEKGKEIVPKDETSYKIWLKLGIPKERIFFYGPKKNWWSRSGTPDEMPEGEIGGPDSEVFYDFGTPIHPGCHPNCDCGRFLEIGNSVFIEYEKKNGKLEELPLKNVDFGGGLERIEMALDNQPDIFKTSLLKDLVLKIEELSSTKYEENISTDKSFRIISDHLRAAVNIMAEGVYPSNKLHGYVARRLIRKSVFHLFLLGVNETGSLSQIASVLKNEDKINNNWQFIKENLEIEEMKFKKIMEVGVKKLDRLVSSGKNIDGKTAFDLYQNDGFPLELTLEFLRRKGMRFTKKSEEIFKREFERHRELSRKTTARVFKGGLADNSKEVVKLHTATHLIHASLRKIFGDTVSQKGSNITAERLRFDFSFPRKLTDEEIGKVEKMVNEVIDKGLPVVFETKSLDEAISEGALHFFAERYGKEVKVYTVGDPKGDYFSKEVCGGPHVENTKEIGHVKIFKQEKLGLGVVRIYATNKVLD
- a CDS encoding putative pre-16S rRNA nuclease, which produces MKILGVDYGKSKVGLAIAESKFPFPFGVIRFRSEDFIIRKILDVVEKEKIEKVVLGVSEGRMKKESVAFGQKLKRILKVPIVFQDETLTSKEAQLLSLEAGIKRKKRRSLEDAYAASLILENYLERSTS
- a CDS encoding DNA polymerase; its protein translation is MDKKEILEELKRKALEDNSLPLKNNTTNLVFGVGNPEAQIIFIGEGPGYWENLKSEPFVGPAGKLLDKLLSLINIKREDVFITNVVMHRPPDNRDPTPEEIAAYQPYLDNIIKIISPRVIVTLGRFSMGKFLPTATISKVHGKPSRLTWDGLDLLVVPMYHPAAALRSNDIMIKLREDFLKLPKILESLEEKRDLVLKKEDKEQMALF
- a CDS encoding DNA translocase FtsK produces the protein MAKKLKRVKSKNAFKVKLKPGVVYSIAQTLFFLLSFLVIISFSRQGLALRSINDILVLYFSWTAIFLPFIFITFGLLISKFKTPLSQPNVSVGAILFFVSFLALFRAGIIGAYLWENLAILLTKTGSFFLLLATSMIGLLVLFNTPIEQIISFLASLLAILKQTLLGSKSKLTKTYLNPRPNFRPPEAEKKPVTVEISSTLNSDQKVLTANLVTNLPGQNEIWKYPSLDMLMEGHEGKADRGDVNENAATIERTLDDFGILAKVVEVNYGPAVTQYAIQVASGTKLSKITALERDLALALAAPTGTIRIEAPIPGRSLVGIELPNRTPEFVSLKKMLESDVMKSNSSKLAVALGLDVSGRPVVADLAKMPHVLIAGQTGSGKSVCINTFLASLLFRTSPSEVKLVLVDPKRVEMTHYVDIPHLLTPVVTNLEEIVSVLKWVLDEMERRYKKFAEVGVRNIDGYNEMSGFQALPYIVLVIDELAEVMLFSPVEVEEKIARIAQMSRATGIHMVLATQRPSVDVITGLIKANIPCRIAFAVASQVDSRVIIDSPGAEKLLGKGDMLYLPPEQAKPIRIQGAFVSDKEITNLTTYLKNQGISPEYVEEATKMTPSSSGSRFGVDGDLDKLFPDAVRLVCQYDKASTSLLQRRLSIGYSRAARIMDQLEAAGVVGPQDGSKARDVLISNPEEVLSPQNEG